The following are from one region of the Prevotella communis genome:
- a CDS encoding TonB-dependent receptor, with product MKRMFLGAALMMLLGATEMMAQVSQTATQTIRGHVCDVASGEPMIGVTITVENGSTLATVSDTDGNFVINNVPVGRHAVRATFIGYEPVLLKEQLVSSGKELVLTLRMCENVAELGEVVVKPRVNKQLPLNDMAQVGARMFSVEEASRYAGGMADPARTASMFAGVATGGATNGISIHGNSPQMLQWRIEGVEVPNPNHFAEITEAGGGVFTSLNGTVLANSDFLTGAMPAEYGNALSGAFDMKMRVGNNTKYEHAIQVGTLGVDFASEGPLAKGSKASYLVNYRYSFLEIAKKLHAINMEKETLDYQDLSFKLNMPTRSAGTFALWFTGLIDRYENEVPDVSEWETLWDMNDSWSRQKNCAVGLTHNYRFRTGGTLHSSVAFTGSYRKLGVNDYTTEMNMTPEMAGRNSQWNVIISTQHQHKFSSRYTMQNGFEHQHLDFSTWMDYIHETGGPLYRVYDSDGNTGLTRLYTNHKVALSSRLSTVAGVNVMWFNLNDQWLVEPRVSMQYKISPSSTFSVAYAMNSRKETTDTYFVLMDGKNPNKNLGLTRSHHISASFAQRLGENIMLKIEPYWQWLFDVPVERLRVGDGTSGMMGSTYSILNHRNFFQDRALVNEGAGRNYGIDFTLERYLKDGFYGMVTATLFKAEYRDAQGQWHHSRHDRRYITNILGGKEWMIGKAKKNVFGINGRLTMMGGDRYTPIPDGITFEDVMKRPDKSVPIDEGMDPYTKQKGMNVGYAFSVKYTINKQHTAHHIILEYLQMKTFQGQTFDLKTHEIVDKFTSLTFPNIAYRVEF from the coding sequence ATGAAAAGAATGTTTTTAGGAGCAGCCCTGATGATGCTGCTTGGCGCTACGGAGATGATGGCGCAGGTCAGCCAAACCGCTACACAGACCATTCGCGGACATGTATGCGACGTGGCCTCTGGCGAACCAATGATAGGTGTGACGATAACGGTGGAAAACGGAAGCACCCTGGCTACCGTATCTGATACAGACGGAAACTTTGTCATTAATAATGTACCCGTGGGCCGACATGCCGTTCGTGCCACTTTCATAGGCTATGAACCCGTGTTGCTGAAGGAACAGCTGGTATCGTCGGGTAAGGAACTGGTACTCACGCTGAGAATGTGCGAGAATGTCGCCGAACTGGGCGAGGTGGTGGTAAAGCCTCGCGTTAACAAACAGTTGCCGCTGAATGACATGGCGCAGGTAGGCGCTCGCATGTTCAGCGTTGAGGAGGCCAGTCGCTATGCAGGCGGTATGGCCGATCCTGCCCGCACGGCCTCGATGTTTGCCGGCGTGGCCACAGGCGGTGCCACCAATGGCATCTCTATTCATGGAAACTCGCCCCAGATGCTGCAATGGCGCATTGAGGGGGTAGAGGTGCCTAATCCCAACCACTTTGCCGAGATAACCGAGGCTGGCGGCGGTGTGTTTACCTCGCTCAACGGTACGGTACTGGCCAACAGCGACTTCCTCACGGGGGCCATGCCTGCCGAGTATGGCAATGCCCTCTCAGGTGCTTTCGACATGAAGATGCGCGTGGGTAATAATACGAAGTACGAGCATGCCATCCAGGTGGGCACACTGGGCGTTGATTTCGCCTCCGAGGGTCCGCTGGCAAAGGGCTCGAAGGCGTCGTATCTGGTGAACTACCGCTACAGTTTCCTGGAGATAGCCAAGAAACTGCATGCCATCAATATGGAGAAGGAGACGCTGGACTATCAGGACCTGAGTTTCAAGTTGAACATGCCTACCAGGAGTGCCGGCACCTTCGCCCTGTGGTTCACGGGACTGATAGACCGCTATGAGAACGAGGTGCCCGACGTGTCGGAATGGGAGACGCTGTGGGACATGAACGACTCGTGGTCGCGCCAGAAGAACTGTGCCGTGGGGCTCACGCACAACTATCGGTTCCGCACAGGCGGCACGCTCCACTCCAGCGTGGCTTTTACGGGCTCTTATCGTAAACTGGGCGTCAACGACTACACCACGGAGATGAACATGACGCCTGAGATGGCTGGTCGCAACTCGCAGTGGAACGTGATTATCAGCACCCAGCACCAACACAAATTCTCTTCACGATACACCATGCAGAATGGTTTTGAACATCAGCACCTGGATTTCAGCACCTGGATGGACTATATCCACGAGACGGGCGGTCCGCTCTATCGTGTGTATGATTCTGATGGCAATACGGGCCTGACGCGTCTTTACACCAACCACAAGGTGGCACTCAGCAGCCGGTTGTCAACGGTGGCAGGTGTCAACGTGATGTGGTTCAACCTGAACGACCAGTGGCTGGTGGAGCCTCGCGTCAGCATGCAGTACAAGATATCGCCATCGAGCACCTTCTCAGTGGCTTATGCGATGAACAGCCGCAAGGAAACAACGGATACGTATTTCGTACTGATGGATGGTAAGAATCCCAACAAGAACCTCGGTCTGACGCGCTCGCATCATATCTCGGCCTCGTTTGCACAGCGCCTGGGCGAGAACATCATGCTGAAGATTGAGCCCTACTGGCAGTGGCTGTTTGATGTACCTGTAGAAAGGCTACGGGTAGGCGACGGTACGTCGGGAATGATGGGTAGTACTTATTCTATCCTGAATCATCGCAACTTCTTCCAGGACCGTGCCTTGGTCAACGAGGGTGCCGGGCGCAACTATGGTATCGACTTCACGCTGGAGCGCTATCTGAAGGACGGATTCTATGGCATGGTGACGGCCACGCTGTTTAAGGCGGAGTATCGCGACGCACAGGGCCAGTGGCACCACTCGCGCCATGATCGCCGCTATATCACCAATATCCTTGGTGGTAAGGAGTGGATGATCGGCAAGGCCAAGAAAAACGTCTTCGGCATCAACGGCCGACTGACCATGATGGGTGGCGACCGCTATACGCCCATCCCTGACGGCATCACCTTCGAGGATGTGATGAAGCGTCCTGACAAGTCTGTTCCCATTGACGAGGGCATGGATCCCTACACCAAGCAGAAAGGCATGAACGTGGGCTATGCTTTCTCTGTGAAATACACCATCAACAAGCAGCACACGGCGCACCACATCATCTTGGAATACCTGCAGATGAAGACCTTCCAGGGACAGACCTTCGACCTGAAGACCCACGAGATTGTCGACAAGTTCACCTCGCTGACCTTCCCCAACATCGCCTACCGCGTGGAGTTCTAG
- a CDS encoding alpha/beta hydrolase, giving the protein MNNSKIDTIEIQSKVLGKAMAMKVYVPADFTEGLPTLYFMHGRNGDENIIHALDIQAVADKMIADGRMHPILIACPRMEDALGLNAYEDYFFDEVLSHVEQQYKTRKRYIGGCSAGGYIALNYALRHPTMFERVGGHMPAIDEQLDDEDLHYFGTREQWAANNPLFLAEKHSLPTKIEFYLDAGNEDEGGFYRGCAQLAERLAARGAQVQNHLNEGHHTIDYIKAHLEEYLMFYAK; this is encoded by the coding sequence ATGAATAATTCAAAAATAGACACGATAGAAATACAAAGCAAGGTACTTGGGAAAGCGATGGCAATGAAGGTCTATGTGCCTGCTGACTTTACGGAGGGGTTGCCTACGCTTTATTTCATGCACGGACGTAACGGTGACGAGAATATTATCCATGCACTTGATATACAGGCTGTCGCTGACAAGATGATTGCCGACGGGAGAATGCACCCGATACTAATTGCCTGTCCGAGAATGGAAGATGCTTTGGGGCTAAACGCCTACGAGGATTATTTCTTTGATGAAGTTTTGTCACATGTAGAGCAGCAGTACAAAACACGTAAACGCTATATTGGCGGTTGCTCGGCAGGCGGTTACATCGCCCTGAATTACGCATTGCGACATCCTACGATGTTTGAGCGTGTGGGTGGTCATATGCCTGCCATAGACGAGCAACTGGATGATGAAGACCTGCATTATTTCGGCACACGCGAACAATGGGCGGCAAACAATCCGCTCTTTTTGGCCGAAAAACACTCTCTGCCAACTAAAATCGAGTTTTATCTTGATGCGGGCAACGAAGATGAAGGTGGTTTCTATCGAGGATGTGCGCAACTGGCAGAAAGATTGGCAGCCCGTGGCGCTCAGGTTCAGAATCATTTAAACGAAGGACATCATACCATTGATTATATCAAAGCCCATTTGGAGGAATATCTTATGTTTTATGCTAAATAA
- a CDS encoding cysteine hydrolase family protein, which translates to MNNKALVVIDIQNDITKHYRDIIDNINAAIEWATAEDMHVVYIKHNNITAATRTFKPGSKGEELVPEMKVVSDNIFVKTKSNALTSEAFSAFIAANGINEFYVAGADATGCVKSTCFNMAKAGFTVHVLSDCVTSYDLKKLPEMLAYYESKGCEVKKLVEYK; encoded by the coding sequence ATGAACAACAAAGCACTTGTCGTTATCGACATTCAGAATGATATCACCAAACACTATCGTGACATTATCGATAACATCAATGCCGCCATCGAATGGGCTACGGCAGAGGATATGCACGTGGTATATATCAAACACAATAACATCACCGCTGCTACGAGAACGTTCAAGCCAGGTAGCAAGGGCGAAGAACTGGTACCTGAGATGAAGGTCGTGTCAGACAATATCTTCGTAAAGACGAAAAGCAACGCCCTTACAAGCGAGGCGTTTTCTGCTTTCATCGCTGCGAACGGCATCAATGAGTTCTACGTAGCTGGCGCGGATGCTACAGGCTGCGTGAAATCGACGTGTTTCAATATGGCCAAGGCAGGCTTCACGGTGCATGTCCTCTCAGACTGCGTCACCAGTTATGACCTGAAGAAGCTCCCAGAGATGCTCGCCTATTACGAAAGCAAAGGCTGTGAGGTGAAGAAACTTGTAGAATACAAATGA
- a CDS encoding alpha/beta fold hydrolase, translated as MKEKVFLLFLLGLMLTGCCVKPEKLGDIDSAYATVNDSVRVHYKTYGDGDKTICFVHGFGCDLNTWEKQFEGLSDDSHLRLLFIDLPGYGESSKPHVEYTLDFFAKAVNAVLDKENVGDVVLVGHSLGTPVCRQVLKGGRQGSLVDIDGVYCFYDGTETPEYVEAVNQFGHAFDGPECSEVITGFVTSLAGPETPQGITDYAMSVMPKTPQYVASSTMRNLVERQWWSQKPILVKTMVVCTQNSGLDPDNRQKMERLYPHLDYTELTTCGHFIHMEQAEMFNGKLKSFIQE; from the coding sequence ATGAAAGAAAAAGTATTTTTACTATTCCTGTTGGGCTTGATGCTGACAGGATGTTGTGTGAAACCAGAGAAGCTGGGTGATATCGACTCAGCGTATGCAACGGTCAACGATAGCGTTCGCGTACATTATAAGACTTATGGCGATGGCGACAAGACCATCTGTTTCGTTCATGGCTTCGGCTGCGACCTCAATACTTGGGAGAAGCAGTTCGAGGGACTGAGCGATGACAGTCATCTGCGCCTGCTGTTCATTGACCTGCCTGGCTATGGCGAGAGCAGTAAGCCACATGTGGAGTACACGCTCGACTTCTTTGCCAAGGCCGTCAATGCGGTGCTGGACAAGGAAAATGTGGGGGATGTTGTCCTTGTGGGACATAGTCTTGGTACGCCTGTCTGCCGTCAGGTACTGAAGGGTGGCCGACAGGGCAGTCTTGTTGATATCGATGGCGTCTATTGCTTCTACGACGGTACAGAAACGCCTGAATATGTGGAAGCCGTGAATCAGTTTGGCCATGCTTTCGACGGACCTGAATGTAGTGAGGTTATCACAGGATTCGTCACTTCGCTGGCTGGTCCTGAGACGCCTCAGGGCATCACCGACTATGCCATGAGCGTGATGCCTAAGACGCCGCAGTATGTGGCATCGAGCACCATGCGCAACCTGGTGGAGCGCCAGTGGTGGTCACAAAAGCCTATCCTGGTGAAGACAATGGTCGTCTGCACGCAGAACAGCGGTCTCGATCCTGACAATCGTCAGAAGATGGAACGGCTGTATCCCCATCTCGACTACACCGAACTGACCACCTGCGGCCATTTTATCCACATGGAGCAGGCTGAGATGTTCAACGGGAAACTGAAATCATTTATTCAAGAGTAA
- a CDS encoding TonB-dependent receptor plug domain-containing protein encodes MKKVRKLVFRIAAAAVAVAPLPCMGQEEPDIAREKTLQEVTVTSRSAQKRVDEVQIGVEKVEIATLAKVPQLFGEKDIIKSLQLLPGVKSESEGSGGYQVRGGTAAQNLILLDGATVYNAGHLMGLFSTFNDDALMSGALYKGMVPAQFGGGSSSVFDISTRSGDMHDYHFGGTIGLLSAKVMAEGPMQDGKSSFLVSGRRSYLDLFLKASDDYKNNTMHFYDANVRLNFHLTQKDVLSLSFFHGFDNMGLEDMMYMKWGNTAAAANWLHTFHDGHYANTRLIYSDFSSNIGMNVMSMDYTSKGFIRHATLNHQQTWMLSDRHHVNYGLEATYLQVKSAEWDMVLLHECEKRNALTGALWIGDDWKISPALQLQAGARLHLFSALGGAPYYQIDADGNITETTNPGSTHIVKTYADIEPRLSAKISLNDQHNLKIGYSRTSQDVHALNNGSMSMPFSRYLMSSNIVKPEQADQVSLGWTGVTRDGAYDFSAETYYKTIRNVYDYRDGKLFYSEIEVERLILGGKGRAYGLELCAHKNNGPLTGWISYTLAWSENKIEGINGGRWYTASNDRRHDLSIVGMYQLSPAWDLAATWHYNTGQALSAPSAKYDMDGSTFFSYSERNGYRAPACHRLDLSASYTRKHGKATHIWSFGVYNAYNRYNPYVIRFTNDDKKASGTKVEQTSLFGIVPSVSFTLKY; translated from the coding sequence ATGAAAAAGGTAAGAAAGTTGGTTTTTAGGATAGCAGCTGCGGCGGTGGCCGTGGCACCACTTCCCTGCATGGGTCAGGAAGAGCCCGATATAGCGCGAGAGAAGACGCTGCAGGAAGTGACCGTTACCTCACGTTCGGCGCAGAAACGCGTGGACGAGGTACAGATTGGCGTGGAGAAAGTGGAGATAGCCACGCTGGCCAAGGTGCCCCAGCTCTTTGGCGAAAAAGATATCATCAAAAGTCTGCAACTGTTGCCCGGCGTGAAGAGCGAGAGCGAAGGCTCGGGCGGTTATCAGGTACGCGGCGGTACGGCTGCCCAGAACCTGATACTCCTTGATGGTGCCACGGTCTATAATGCCGGTCACCTGATGGGCCTCTTCTCTACGTTCAACGATGACGCCCTGATGAGTGGCGCATTATATAAAGGTATGGTGCCGGCACAGTTTGGTGGCGGCTCTTCATCCGTCTTCGACATCAGCACGCGCTCGGGCGACATGCACGACTATCATTTTGGCGGCACCATCGGTCTGTTGTCGGCAAAGGTGATGGCCGAGGGCCCCATGCAGGATGGCAAGTCGTCATTCCTCGTCTCTGGCCGACGCTCGTATCTGGACCTGTTTCTGAAGGCTTCCGATGATTACAAGAACAACACGATGCATTTCTATGATGCCAACGTGCGCCTGAATTTCCACCTGACGCAGAAAGATGTGCTGTCACTCTCGTTCTTCCATGGTTTCGACAATATGGGACTGGAGGATATGATGTACATGAAATGGGGTAATACGGCCGCTGCGGCCAACTGGCTGCATACGTTCCACGACGGTCATTATGCCAATACCCGCTTGATATACAGCGACTTCAGTAGCAATATCGGTATGAACGTGATGAGCATGGACTATACGTCGAAGGGCTTTATCCGTCATGCCACGCTGAACCATCAGCAGACGTGGATGCTCAGCGACCGCCATCACGTGAACTACGGACTGGAGGCTACCTACCTGCAGGTGAAGTCGGCCGAATGGGATATGGTGCTGCTCCACGAGTGCGAGAAGCGTAATGCCCTGACGGGAGCCCTGTGGATTGGCGACGACTGGAAAATCAGTCCAGCCCTGCAGTTGCAGGCCGGTGCCCGTCTGCACCTCTTCTCGGCCCTGGGTGGCGCGCCTTACTATCAGATTGATGCCGACGGCAACATCACCGAAACCACCAACCCTGGCAGCACGCATATCGTGAAGACCTATGCCGACATAGAGCCGCGCCTCAGCGCCAAGATCAGTCTTAATGACCAGCACAATCTGAAGATAGGCTACAGTCGCACGTCGCAGGATGTGCATGCCCTGAACAACGGGTCGATGTCGATGCCGTTCAGTCGCTACCTCATGTCGAGTAATATCGTGAAGCCCGAGCAGGCCGACCAGGTGTCGCTGGGCTGGACGGGTGTGACCAGGGATGGCGCCTACGACTTCTCGGCCGAGACCTATTATAAGACCATACGCAATGTGTATGACTATCGCGACGGCAAACTCTTCTACTCGGAGATAGAGGTGGAACGACTCATCCTGGGCGGTAAGGGACGCGCCTACGGACTGGAGCTCTGTGCCCATAAGAACAACGGTCCTTTGACGGGATGGATATCCTACACGCTGGCGTGGTCGGAAAACAAGATTGAGGGTATCAACGGCGGACGCTGGTACACGGCGTCCAACGACCGTCGCCACGACCTCTCCATCGTGGGCATGTACCAGCTGTCGCCTGCGTGGGACCTGGCTGCTACCTGGCATTACAACACGGGTCAGGCCCTGAGCGCCCCGTCGGCTAAGTATGATATGGACGGCTCTACGTTCTTCTCCTATAGCGAGCGCAACGGCTATCGCGCGCCTGCCTGCCACCGCCTGGACCTCAGCGCCAGCTACACCCGTAAGCACGGTAAGGCGACCCATATCTGGTCGTTTGGCGTATACAATGCCTACAACCGCTACAATCCCTATGTCATCCGCTTTACCAACGATGACAAGAAGGCCTCGGGCACCAAGGTAGAGCAGACCTCGCTCTTTGGTATTGTGCCCTCTGTATCGTTCACCCTAAAATATTAA
- a CDS encoding putative quinol monooxygenase, with protein sequence MVRINSMFNVKDEADAQLVKQMARQLIEQSRLEEGNLSYDLFQGSTPTCLLFCETWLDNDAFKAHVASQHYTTIMPRIKQLIVGNKDLKIFEYE encoded by the coding sequence ATGGTAAGAATTAATAGTATGTTTAATGTAAAGGATGAGGCTGATGCCCAGCTGGTAAAGCAGATGGCACGGCAACTTATTGAGCAATCGCGTTTAGAAGAGGGCAACCTCTCTTACGACCTTTTTCAGGGTAGTACTCCAACATGCCTGTTGTTTTGCGAGACTTGGCTTGATAATGATGCCTTCAAGGCTCATGTCGCCAGCCAGCACTACACCACCATTATGCCAAGAATCAAGCAGCTCATCGTTGGCAATAAAGATCTTAAGATATTTGAGTATGAATAA
- a CDS encoding flavodoxin family protein has protein sequence MNILILSGSPRKGGNTDLLVEAFVKGASQKHHVEIVSVHDYKVNPCMGCNACFKSKDNTCVQKDDMQTIYDKMTHADMLVIASPVYFYGLSAQLKAVIDRCHNPIRDTFPIKKMALLLVGAATLPELFDSILAQYQLCLNFFKLEDAGRVLVRGAKDKGDIKNTDALNEAFELGKSLQ, from the coding sequence ATGAATATACTGATTCTCTCAGGAAGCCCCCGGAAGGGCGGCAATACGGATTTGCTGGTTGAGGCATTCGTCAAAGGTGCCTCGCAGAAGCACCATGTAGAGATTGTCTCTGTTCACGATTACAAGGTCAATCCCTGCATGGGGTGCAACGCCTGTTTCAAGAGCAAAGATAATACTTGTGTGCAGAAGGACGATATGCAGACTATCTACGATAAGATGACTCATGCCGATATGCTCGTGATAGCATCGCCTGTATATTTCTACGGATTGAGTGCACAGCTGAAGGCCGTCATCGACCGCTGTCATAACCCCATCAGGGATACGTTCCCCATCAAGAAGATGGCGCTGCTGCTTGTTGGTGCCGCCACGCTTCCCGAACTCTTTGACAGCATCCTCGCGCAATACCAGCTCTGCCTGAACTTCTTCAAGCTGGAGGATGCCGGTCGCGTGTTGGTTCGTGGCGCTAAGGATAAAGGCGACATTAAAAATACCGATGCCTTGAACGAGGCATTTGAATTAGGAAAATCATTACAATAG
- a CDS encoding flavodoxin family protein produces the protein MNILIINGSPRKKGLISQMLGIMREEAEKRGDTVEMVYTNDLTVKPCIGCMACRTKEKCVLAEDDSQRVLQMMQQADAIIMGAPCYWGNIPGQMKLMFDRQVYGMMRDTPRFPEPLMKGKKCILISTCTTPWPWNILFKQSRGAIRAMREIARYAGFKIVGTIERGGTAMHPELTDKDKQKCRKAIERLS, from the coding sequence ATGAATATCCTAATCATAAACGGAAGTCCTCGTAAGAAGGGACTGATATCGCAGATGCTTGGCATCATGCGCGAGGAAGCGGAAAAACGAGGCGACACGGTGGAGATGGTGTATACCAACGACCTGACCGTGAAGCCCTGTATCGGCTGTATGGCCTGCCGCACGAAGGAGAAATGTGTACTTGCTGAGGACGATTCGCAGCGGGTGCTGCAGATGATGCAGCAGGCCGATGCCATCATCATGGGTGCGCCCTGCTACTGGGGCAACATCCCAGGACAGATGAAGCTGATGTTCGACCGTCAAGTCTATGGAATGATGCGCGACACCCCACGCTTTCCAGAGCCGCTGATGAAAGGCAAGAAGTGTATCCTCATCAGCACCTGCACCACGCCCTGGCCTTGGAACATCCTGTTCAAGCAATCGCGCGGCGCCATCCGCGCCATGCGTGAAATCGCCCGCTATGCGGGATTTAAGATTGTAGGCACCATCGAGCGCGGTGGCACAGCAATGCATCCTGAACTCACAGACAAAGACAAACAAAAATGCCGCAAGGCAATTGAAAGACTTAGTTAA
- a CDS encoding pyridoxamine 5'-phosphate oxidase family protein codes for MNANPALAGVKELIAQMADTLPIAYISSVDQEGFPWTKAMLKPRKREGIKTFYFTTNTFSIRVAQYKANPKASIYFCDAEGFKGMMLRGTMEVLTDAASKEMIWRDGDTEYYPGGVTDPNYCVLKFTATDGRFYSDFYPRSFVIE; via the coding sequence ATGAATGCAAATCCCGCTTTAGCCGGTGTTAAAGAACTCATTGCACAAATGGCCGACACTCTGCCCATCGCTTATATCTCGTCAGTAGACCAGGAAGGCTTTCCTTGGACCAAGGCCATGTTGAAACCACGCAAACGTGAGGGTATCAAAACCTTCTACTTTACAACCAACACATTCTCAATACGTGTGGCTCAATACAAGGCCAACCCCAAGGCAAGCATCTATTTCTGTGATGCCGAAGGATTTAAGGGCATGATGCTCAGAGGTACGATGGAGGTACTGACGGATGCCGCCTCGAAAGAGATGATCTGGCGCGATGGCGACACAGAGTACTATCCAGGTGGCGTCACCGATCCAAATTACTGCGTCTTGAAATTCACCGCCACCGATGGCCGTTTCTATAGCGATTTTTATCCACGTAGTTTTGTAATTGAGTAA
- a CDS encoding DUF5020 family protein, which produces MKKIFSIALMAVAALSANAQNIQLHYDFGRNIYSNEEADRQKVTATLEQFKADDWGSWYYFFDVDLTSKTTRSIYTEISREINLSKNLPLAAHVEYDGGLWHAPAIGNGSYQQAGLAGIAYNGHNADFSKTWSVQALYKQFFKSYEGTHSYASFQLTGVWGLNFLDNKMTFSGFIDFWRGEKANNHGCLVILSEPQLWYNVNKHFSVGTEVEFSNNFIVNYYNDKTFFVNPTLGVKWNL; this is translated from the coding sequence ATGAAAAAGATTTTTTCTATTGCGCTGATGGCTGTAGCAGCCCTGAGCGCCAACGCACAAAACATTCAGTTGCACTACGACTTCGGTCGCAACATCTACAGCAATGAGGAGGCCGACCGCCAGAAGGTCACCGCTACCCTGGAACAGTTCAAGGCCGACGACTGGGGTTCATGGTACTATTTCTTCGATGTAGACCTCACCAGCAAGACCACACGCAGCATCTACACCGAGATTTCACGTGAGATTAACCTGAGTAAGAACCTGCCCCTCGCTGCCCACGTGGAGTACGACGGTGGTCTGTGGCACGCTCCTGCCATCGGCAACGGCAGCTACCAGCAGGCTGGATTGGCAGGTATCGCCTACAACGGCCACAATGCCGATTTCTCAAAGACATGGTCTGTACAGGCACTCTATAAGCAGTTCTTCAAGAGCTACGAGGGCACACACTCGTATGCCAGCTTCCAGCTGACAGGCGTGTGGGGACTGAATTTCCTCGACAATAAGATGACTTTCTCCGGATTCATTGACTTCTGGCGTGGCGAGAAAGCCAACAACCACGGATGTCTCGTGATCCTCAGCGAGCCTCAGCTCTGGTATAATGTCAACAAGCACTTCTCAGTAGGTACCGAGGTTGAGTTCAGCAACAACTTCATCGTCAACTACTACAACGACAAGACATTCTTCGTCAACCCCACCCTGGGTGTGAAGTGGAACCTATAA
- a CDS encoding NCS2 family permease, with amino-acid sequence MKNLLSFLGFDASTMTIRKEVIGGITTFLTMAYILAVNPDILSATGMDKGAVFTTTCISAVVGTIVMALYAKLPFALAPGMGLNAFFAFTVVLTMGYSWQFALTAVFIEGLIFILLTITGLRSYIVNAIPLILRRAISPGIGLFIAFVGLKSAGIVGSSDATFVTMGNLHDPAVLLGIFGILITAAMLVKNVKGSLLIGILVTTIVGIPLGVTQYNGIMSTPPSIEPILWQFEWHNIFTVDMIIVVLTFLFIDMFDTIGTLIGVSNRAGMVDDDGNVKNLNKAFMADAVGTTVGAMLGTSTVTTYVESASGVNAGGRSGLTSLVTALCFAVALLFAPLFLAIPGQATASALVLVGVMMMYDIRKVDFSDYVTAIPCFVCIVLMPLTYSISDGILMGVISYVLIHLLSFKMKDKDARNNINWGTILLAVLFICRYAFL; translated from the coding sequence ATGAAAAATTTACTTAGTTTTCTGGGATTTGATGCCTCCACAATGACCATCCGCAAGGAAGTCATCGGCGGTATCACAACCTTTCTGACGATGGCCTATATCCTGGCCGTGAATCCAGACATCCTCTCTGCTACCGGCATGGACAAAGGTGCCGTGTTTACCACTACCTGTATCTCTGCCGTTGTGGGCACCATCGTGATGGCCCTCTACGCCAAGTTGCCCTTCGCACTGGCTCCTGGCATGGGTCTGAATGCCTTCTTCGCCTTCACCGTGGTACTGACCATGGGCTACAGCTGGCAGTTTGCGCTGACGGCCGTATTCATCGAGGGTCTCATCTTCATCCTGCTCACCATCACGGGTCTGCGCAGCTACATCGTCAACGCCATCCCGCTGATTCTGCGACGCGCCATCAGTCCGGGCATCGGACTCTTCATCGCCTTCGTTGGTCTGAAGAGTGCAGGCATCGTGGGATCTTCTGATGCCACGTTTGTCACCATGGGCAACCTCCACGACCCCGCCGTTCTGCTGGGCATCTTCGGCATCTTGATTACTGCCGCCATGCTGGTCAAAAATGTCAAGGGTTCTCTGCTCATCGGCATCCTGGTGACCACCATCGTGGGTATCCCCCTGGGCGTCACCCAGTACAATGGTATCATGTCTACCCCACCCTCTATCGAACCCATCCTCTGGCAGTTCGAGTGGCACAATATCTTCACCGTCGATATGATTATCGTGGTGCTCACCTTCCTGTTCATCGATATGTTCGACACCATCGGCACCCTTATCGGTGTGTCCAACCGTGCCGGCATGGTTGATGACGACGGTAATGTGAAGAACCTCAACAAGGCTTTCATGGCCGACGCCGTAGGTACTACCGTGGGTGCTATGCTGGGCACCTCTACCGTGACTACCTATGTGGAGAGTGCATCGGGTGTCAACGCCGGTGGCCGTTCTGGACTCACCAGCCTCGTCACGGCCCTCTGCTTTGCCGTTGCCCTGCTCTTCGCCCCACTGTTCCTTGCCATTCCTGGTCAGGCCACAGCATCGGCCCTGGTACTGGTAGGTGTGATGATGATGTACGACATCCGCAAGGTCGATTTCTCTGACTATGTGACGGCTATCCCCTGTTTTGTGTGCATCGTGCTGATGCCGCTGACCTACAGTATCTCTGACGGTATTCTCATGGGTGTCATCAGTTATGTGCTGATTCACCTGCTGTCGTTCAAGATGAAGGACAAAGACGCGCGCAACAATATCAACTGGGGCACCATCCTGCTGGCTGTGCTATTTATCTGCCGCTATGCGTTCTTGTAA